The Thermus caldifontis genome includes a region encoding these proteins:
- the tgt gene encoding tRNA guanosine(34) transglycosylase Tgt — protein MEPFRFAIQAQSGRARVGLFSTPHGPVETPLFMPVGTQGSVKGLLPKDLKAIGSQVLLANTYHLLLRPGPKRVQALGGLHRFAGWGGPWLTDSGGFQVMSLGHLKRIDEEGVIFQSHLDGSLVKLTPEGSIAVQEALGADLIMAFDECPPYPSPPEYLKASLERTLRWLERSLKAKTRSDQALFGIAQGGTDPELRALSTRETVHFDLPGYAIGGLAVGESKEEMFPMVALSTEILPQEKPRYLMGVGHPEDLVAAMGLGVDLFDSVYPTRTGRFGSALVPEGRINLKNAPYLEDPRPLEEGCDCYACQNFSRAYIAHLVRAGEMLGGILLSLHNLRFLHRLTERARKAIRQGSYGAFAREFAERRFGKEIPRWFREAMAAGGHW, from the coding sequence ATGGAACCCTTTCGCTTCGCCATCCAAGCCCAAAGCGGCCGGGCCCGGGTGGGGCTTTTTTCCACCCCCCATGGCCCTGTGGAAACCCCCCTCTTCATGCCCGTGGGCACCCAGGGCTCGGTGAAGGGGCTTTTGCCCAAGGACCTGAAGGCCATAGGCAGCCAGGTGCTCCTGGCCAACACCTACCACCTCCTCCTCCGCCCGGGGCCAAAACGGGTGCAGGCCCTGGGCGGGCTCCACCGCTTTGCCGGCTGGGGTGGCCCCTGGCTCACGGACTCCGGGGGCTTCCAGGTGATGAGCCTGGGCCACCTGAAGCGCATAGACGAGGAAGGCGTGATCTTCCAAAGCCACCTGGATGGAAGTCTGGTAAAGCTCACCCCGGAGGGGAGCATCGCCGTCCAGGAGGCCCTGGGGGCGGACCTCATCATGGCCTTTGACGAGTGCCCCCCCTACCCTTCCCCTCCGGAATACCTGAAGGCCTCCTTGGAGCGCACCCTGCGCTGGCTAGAGCGGAGCCTCAAGGCCAAAACCCGGTCCGACCAAGCTCTCTTCGGCATCGCCCAAGGGGGAACGGACCCGGAGCTTCGGGCCCTTTCCACCCGGGAGACGGTGCACTTTGACCTCCCCGGCTACGCCATCGGGGGCTTGGCCGTGGGGGAGAGCAAGGAGGAGATGTTCCCCATGGTGGCCCTTTCCACGGAGATCCTTCCCCAGGAAAAGCCCCGCTACCTCATGGGGGTGGGGCATCCCGAGGACCTGGTGGCGGCCATGGGCCTGGGGGTGGACCTGTTTGACAGCGTCTACCCCACCCGCACAGGCCGCTTCGGCTCCGCCCTGGTCCCGGAAGGAAGGATCAACCTGAAAAACGCCCCCTACCTGGAAGACCCCAGGCCCCTGGAAGAGGGTTGCGACTGCTACGCCTGCCAGAACTTCAGCCGGGCCTACATCGCCCACCTGGTGCGCGCGGGGGAGATGCTTGGGGGGATCCTCCTTTCCCTGCACAACCTTCGCTTTCTGCACCGCCTTACGGAAAGGGCCCGGAAGGCGATCCGCCAAGGAAGCTACGGGGCCTTTGCCCGGGAGTTTGCCGAGAGGCGTTTTGGCAAGGAGATACCCCGCTGGTTCCGGGAGGCCATGGCGGCGGGGGGGCACTGGTGA
- a CDS encoding carboxypeptidase regulatory-like domain-containing protein — MKGVRLKALGLALLGALGLLFAGCGQQQPGQPQTGTLEVTVQETNGAPIQGASVSVNGVPGTQLTNAQGKASFTLTPGDYTVNASKAGYNPGSTQATVTAGQTAQATITLTKIQTPPPSGYRIGSIELLSGFPKDASGLLPLNQEENPHKDVNLYAAQTEEPVCFRFQVKDEQGNPVGEGVRVKVESFEYGGVTVDVSFGCEPNLQGRDYGYTDAQGQVYFTVNALYSNIIQNVFLPEPIKFTAVATDERTQTAARTEFKVWFFNISHLYFAHEEGNQLPFQPETAQMAPTRTGHDFGAITNIFNQNRDLMAHTFTSFVRLKQPAGEAFYPGASLPWVDNSTYEMVYTLMGGDVNDVQWVAGCDSGAGTTCVDFNGSGVVLNLKPTVTLQDLPKEVQVKATMRVTVEYGDSIYTFDLKDYTFTKRWVGAYLTVNKYVDNHVLTWYGPDRTLSASSQTFDGNYTSTVHIVVTNPSQSPMYNVTIRDALPPELGVVTSKITDNGTYDPVNHVVTWNYSQFAALQQVDPGETVEVTFQVYVRQKPGFCADPSLVGPNYVVPALYGAGGIASQAGANDCQRPYDDPYKVTNGLQINDVTASGFLQPNGQGPQLLFDYTPVADESDIWAVRPIFDIDKQLKSASPITQGASALFEIAVTHEDRTESEAAYGALEALYPWEFGDNTQGTGHRSPTYQLRTNTYAHDLEVTDAFEVGLDFTDASDFVGAGLLSGGAAQPYDPVVGKRFEWTPMSIQAGSTVTAQIFLTGNLPTPEDEVWDNCAFLGAPQLNQPANVTGTAYYGPWVPGRVVWSKNQLTYATEVTGTDGSFNTSPALSDAEVQGRIHSCAGVEVVPPPPSPYLSLTSHGEYNRGTNGSDPFADPTGTPIPGDTVNNTNPGGTPTEGIPVNSTFWYKGTIFNTGAADATGVTYTATLTGTTYVNFVNSPATRIYVLDATNIVQSILSPSTFTSTSVTFSGFNIPAGGLARVVIEARGVAVGQQEYFRQEVTYSNNTYPQPLPLVTQETTTIAP; from the coding sequence ATGAAGGGAGTAAGGCTAAAGGCTCTAGGTTTGGCCCTTCTCGGGGCGCTGGGGTTGCTGTTTGCGGGTTGCGGCCAACAGCAACCTGGCCAACCCCAGACGGGTACCCTCGAGGTCACCGTACAGGAGACCAACGGGGCGCCTATCCAGGGGGCTTCGGTGAGTGTGAACGGGGTCCCCGGAACCCAGCTCACCAACGCTCAGGGTAAGGCCTCCTTCACCCTGACGCCCGGGGACTATACCGTTAACGCTTCCAAAGCGGGTTATAACCCGGGGAGCACGCAGGCCACAGTGACCGCAGGCCAAACCGCTCAGGCCACCATCACCCTAACCAAGATCCAGACCCCTCCTCCTAGCGGGTATCGGATCGGCTCCATTGAGCTCCTCTCTGGCTTCCCCAAAGACGCCTCGGGGCTTCTCCCCCTTAACCAGGAGGAAAACCCCCACAAGGACGTTAACCTCTACGCCGCCCAGACGGAGGAGCCCGTCTGCTTCCGCTTCCAGGTGAAGGACGAGCAGGGCAACCCTGTGGGCGAGGGTGTGCGGGTGAAGGTGGAGAGCTTTGAGTACGGCGGGGTTACGGTGGACGTGTCCTTCGGCTGCGAGCCCAACCTCCAGGGCCGGGACTACGGCTACACCGATGCCCAGGGCCAGGTGTACTTCACGGTGAACGCGCTGTACAGCAACATTATTCAGAACGTCTTTTTGCCAGAGCCCATCAAGTTCACCGCCGTGGCCACCGACGAGCGCACCCAGACCGCGGCCCGCACGGAGTTCAAGGTCTGGTTCTTCAACATCTCCCACCTGTACTTTGCCCATGAGGAGGGCAACCAGCTTCCCTTCCAACCGGAAACCGCCCAAATGGCCCCCACCCGCACCGGCCACGACTTCGGCGCCATCACCAACATCTTCAACCAGAACCGCGACCTGATGGCCCACACCTTCACCAGCTTCGTGCGGCTCAAGCAGCCCGCCGGTGAGGCCTTCTATCCCGGTGCTTCCCTCCCTTGGGTGGACAACTCCACCTACGAGATGGTCTACACCCTGATGGGCGGGGACGTGAACGATGTGCAGTGGGTGGCGGGGTGCGATTCCGGCGCGGGCACCACCTGTGTGGACTTCAACGGCTCCGGGGTGGTCCTGAACCTGAAGCCTACGGTAACCCTCCAGGACCTGCCCAAGGAGGTGCAGGTCAAGGCCACTATGCGGGTGACGGTAGAGTACGGCGACAGCATCTACACCTTTGACCTCAAGGACTACACCTTCACCAAGCGCTGGGTGGGCGCCTACCTCACGGTGAACAAGTACGTGGACAACCACGTCCTCACCTGGTACGGCCCCGACCGCACGTTGAGCGCCTCCAGCCAGACCTTTGATGGCAACTACACCAGCACCGTCCACATCGTGGTGACCAACCCCTCCCAGTCCCCCATGTACAACGTCACCATCCGGGATGCCCTGCCCCCCGAACTGGGCGTGGTCACCAGCAAAATCACCGACAATGGCACCTACGACCCCGTCAACCACGTGGTCACCTGGAACTACAGCCAGTTCGCCGCCCTGCAGCAGGTGGACCCCGGGGAGACGGTGGAGGTGACCTTCCAGGTCTACGTGCGCCAGAAGCCGGGCTTCTGCGCAGATCCCAGCCTGGTGGGGCCGAACTACGTGGTGCCTGCCCTGTATGGGGCGGGTGGCATAGCTAGCCAAGCTGGGGCCAATGATTGCCAGAGGCCCTACGACGACCCCTACAAGGTCACCAATGGCCTCCAGATCAACGACGTTACCGCTTCCGGCTTCCTGCAACCCAACGGCCAAGGCCCGCAGCTGCTCTTTGACTACACCCCCGTGGCGGACGAGTCCGACATCTGGGCGGTGCGGCCCATCTTTGACATCGACAAGCAGCTGAAGAGCGCCTCCCCCATCACCCAGGGCGCTTCCGCCCTCTTTGAGATCGCCGTCACGCATGAGGACCGGACCGAAAGCGAGGCGGCCTATGGGGCGCTCGAGGCCCTTTACCCCTGGGAGTTTGGCGACAACACCCAGGGCACGGGCCACCGCTCCCCCACCTACCAGCTCCGCACCAACACCTACGCCCACGACCTGGAGGTGACGGACGCCTTTGAGGTGGGCCTGGACTTCACCGACGCCTCCGACTTCGTTGGGGCTGGCCTCCTCTCGGGTGGCGCGGCCCAGCCCTACGACCCCGTGGTGGGCAAGCGCTTTGAGTGGACCCCCATGAGCATCCAGGCGGGGAGCACGGTTACGGCGCAGATCTTCCTCACGGGCAACCTGCCTACCCCTGAGGATGAGGTTTGGGACAACTGCGCCTTCCTGGGTGCGCCCCAGCTGAACCAGCCTGCGAATGTGACCGGGACGGCCTACTACGGGCCGTGGGTTCCGGGCCGGGTGGTCTGGAGCAAGAACCAGCTCACCTACGCCACGGAGGTTACCGGCACAGACGGTAGCTTCAACACCAGCCCTGCCCTTAGCGACGCCGAGGTCCAGGGCCGCATCCACTCCTGCGCCGGCGTGGAGGTGGTGCCGCCGCCGCCCTCTCCCTACCTCTCCCTCACCAGCCACGGGGAGTACAACAGGGGTACAAATGGTTCCGATCCCTTCGCCGACCCCACCGGGACTCCTATCCCTGGCGACACCGTCAACAACACCAACCCCGGCGGTACCCCCACGGAGGGCATCCCCGTGAACAGCACCTTCTGGTACAAGGGCACCATCTTCAACACCGGTGCGGCGGACGCCACGGGCGTCACCTACACCGCCACCCTCACCGGGACCACCTACGTGAACTTCGTCAACTCCCCGGCGACCCGGATCTACGTCCTTGACGCTACCAACATAGTGCAGAGCATCCTTAGCCCGTCTACTTTCACCTCCACCAGCGTCACCTTCTCCGGCTTCAACATCCCCGCAGGCGGCCTGGCCCGGGTGGTGATCGAGGCCCGGGGCGTGGCGGTGGGCCAGCAGGAGTACTTCCGCCAGGAGGTCACCTACAGCAACAACACTTACCCGCAGCCCCTGCCCCTGGTGACCCAGGAGACTACCACCATCGCGCCTTAA
- the ispG gene encoding flavodoxin-dependent (E)-4-hydroxy-3-methylbut-2-enyl-diphosphate synthase, with product MRRPTPTVWVGRLPLGGAHPVAVQSMTNTPTADVEATTAQVLALYRVGSELVRLTVNDEEAAQAVPEIKRRLGEEGVEVPLVGDFHFNGHLLLRKYPKMAEALDKFRINPGTLGRGRHKDENFGEMIRIALDLGKPVRIGANWGSLDPALLTELMEENARRLEPKSAHEVLLEALVESAVRSYEAARELGLGEDKIVLSAKVSKAKDLVWVYRELARRTKAPLHLGLTEAGMGVKGIVASTAALAPLLLEGIGDTIRISLTPAPHEPRTREVEVAQEILQALGLRSFAPEVTSCPGCGRTKSTFFQELAQVVNAHLKARLPEWRAQYPGVEELKVAVMGCVVNGPGESRHAHIGISLPGSGEEPKAPVYADGQLLTILKGENLVQDFLGILEDYVERRFSKA from the coding sequence ATGAGACGCCCTACCCCCACGGTCTGGGTGGGCCGCCTTCCCCTGGGAGGCGCCCACCCCGTGGCCGTGCAGTCCATGACCAACACCCCCACAGCGGACGTGGAGGCCACCACGGCCCAGGTCCTGGCCCTTTACCGGGTGGGGAGCGAGCTGGTGCGCCTTACGGTGAACGACGAGGAGGCCGCCCAGGCGGTACCCGAGATCAAAAGGCGGCTTGGGGAAGAGGGGGTGGAGGTACCCCTGGTGGGGGATTTCCACTTCAACGGCCACCTCCTCCTCCGGAAGTACCCCAAGATGGCCGAGGCCCTGGACAAGTTCCGCATCAACCCGGGCACCTTAGGCCGGGGCCGGCACAAGGACGAAAACTTCGGGGAGATGATCCGCATCGCCCTGGACCTGGGCAAGCCGGTGCGCATCGGGGCCAACTGGGGAAGCCTGGACCCCGCCCTCCTCACCGAGCTCATGGAGGAAAACGCCCGCCGCCTCGAGCCCAAAAGCGCCCACGAGGTGCTTCTGGAAGCCCTGGTGGAAAGCGCCGTGCGCTCCTACGAGGCGGCCCGGGAACTGGGCCTAGGGGAGGACAAGATCGTCCTCTCCGCCAAGGTGTCCAAGGCTAAGGACCTGGTCTGGGTCTACCGGGAGCTGGCCCGCCGCACAAAGGCCCCCCTCCACCTGGGCCTCACGGAGGCGGGCATGGGGGTGAAGGGGATTGTGGCCAGCACCGCAGCCCTCGCCCCTTTGCTCCTGGAGGGGATCGGGGACACCATCCGCATCTCCCTCACCCCCGCTCCCCATGAACCCCGCACCCGGGAGGTGGAGGTGGCCCAGGAAATCCTCCAGGCCCTAGGCCTCCGTAGCTTCGCCCCCGAGGTCACCAGCTGCCCGGGGTGTGGCCGCACCAAGAGCACCTTCTTCCAGGAGCTGGCCCAGGTGGTTAACGCCCACCTAAAGGCCAGGCTCCCCGAGTGGCGGGCCCAATACCCTGGGGTGGAGGAGCTCAAGGTGGCGGTGATGGGGTGCGTGGTGAACGGCCCCGGGGAGAGCCGCCATGCCCACATCGGCATCTCCTTGCCGGGAAGCGGGGAGGAACCCAAGGCCCCGGTCTACGCCGACGGCCAGCTCCTCACCATCCTCAAGGGGGAGAACCTGGTCCAGGACTTCCTGGGCATCCTGGAAGACTACGTGGAACGGCGGTTTTCCAAGGCCTGA
- a CDS encoding AI-2E family transporter, which translates to MREAFARVWENPYVRVLVYLLLLYLAYRFLLRAWPALSILLTAFAIAYLTHPVVRFFEARRLPRLLGVVLVYLGLGLFLGLASFLTAQTVLELSRLAQELPRLLDPFLSWLLDLPNRVRAIPIPETLNPILAEASRSLQGLLQGFLETLVRWLQGLLSQGGNLLGFFTSLLGGIFQLLTALTLSVYFLYDLPRLAQAALRVFPEPYQPLVADLAHKLDRSVGGYVRGQLLVAFLVGLMVGVGLGLVGVPLAASLGFLAGVFNLIPFVGVIVSGVPALLLAATGGWGKVLLALLVLWLANQVEGNLLGPFIVGRSTRLHPVTAIAAILVGATLFGLWGALLGVPAAAFLKVLLEEYYQKSRFYREG; encoded by the coding sequence ATGCGCGAGGCCTTCGCCCGGGTTTGGGAAAACCCCTATGTCCGGGTCCTGGTCTACCTGCTCCTCCTTTATTTGGCCTATCGCTTTCTCCTCCGGGCCTGGCCGGCCCTTTCCATCCTGCTCACCGCCTTTGCCATCGCTTACCTAACCCATCCCGTGGTGCGCTTCTTTGAGGCCAGAAGGCTTCCCCGGCTCCTGGGGGTGGTGCTGGTCTATCTGGGGCTAGGCCTTTTCCTGGGGCTGGCCTCCTTCCTCACCGCCCAGACGGTTTTGGAGCTTTCCCGCCTGGCCCAGGAGCTTCCCCGGCTCCTGGACCCCTTCCTTTCCTGGCTCCTGGACCTGCCCAATCGGGTTCGGGCCATCCCTATCCCCGAAACCCTGAACCCCATCCTGGCCGAGGCCAGCCGTAGCCTCCAGGGCCTTTTGCAAGGCTTCTTGGAAACCCTGGTTCGCTGGCTCCAGGGGCTTCTCTCCCAAGGGGGCAACCTCCTGGGGTTCTTCACCTCCTTGCTGGGTGGCATCTTCCAGCTCCTTACCGCCCTTACCCTTTCCGTCTACTTCCTCTACGATCTTCCCCGCCTGGCTCAGGCGGCCCTACGGGTTTTCCCGGAGCCCTACCAACCCTTGGTGGCCGACCTGGCCCACAAGCTGGACCGGAGCGTGGGGGGGTATGTGCGGGGGCAGCTTCTGGTGGCTTTTCTGGTGGGGCTCATGGTGGGGGTGGGGCTAGGGCTCGTGGGGGTTCCCCTGGCCGCCAGTCTGGGCTTTCTGGCGGGGGTCTTTAACCTGATCCCCTTCGTGGGGGTGATCGTCTCCGGGGTGCCCGCCCTGCTCCTGGCGGCCACAGGGGGGTGGGGCAAGGTGCTTTTAGCCCTTTTGGTCCTCTGGCTGGCCAACCAGGTGGAGGGGAATCTCCTGGGGCCTTTCATCGTGGGCCGCTCCACCCGGCTTCACCCGGTGACCGCCATCGCCGCCATCCTGGTGGGGGCCACCCTTTTCGGCCTCTGGGGAGCCCTTTTGGGGGTGCCTGCGGCCGCCTTTCTCAAGGTGCTTTTGGAGGAGTATTACCAGAAAAGCCGCTTCTACCGGGAGGGCTAG
- a CDS encoding S-layer homology domain-containing protein translates to MSRLWILLVVSLGLVLAQEIQDPPAAPWAREAVELLVAKGVFIGYPDGTFRWREPLTRQEAALALYRLLAAYGLDRLSPEEVDRLLSVVKRLQEELADQSQQMAGLKEEAKALEERLKTLEGQPQADTRPLEEALKQLEERLKAREEAQKGLEAAQKALQARSLEEDLRRVQEDLKELERQLKALEGRPQVEPKELESLKAEKEALKAAQKGLEDRLAALEGARSAQQEALKGLEERLKDLPEARKLAEEAQARLQALEPRLRALEEGLSDQENRLKALENRLRALEERQAHAEGRLQALEEEVASLKRTLTPSRLPLYLGLAGYRGDVTGEWFGRLLLGHDALLGPLGLRLAYEAPFAEPSQGLASLDLTFRASYGDLDGYFGVGGGLYLEGTPFGQLLIGAGVRVVPNLSVFLEGHQRYLFDGQMGQRSTLAFGLAFRP, encoded by the coding sequence ATGAGCCGCCTCTGGATCCTCCTCGTGGTGTCCCTAGGTTTGGTCTTAGCCCAAGAGATCCAAGACCCACCGGCCGCCCCTTGGGCCCGGGAAGCGGTGGAACTCCTGGTAGCCAAAGGGGTTTTCATCGGCTACCCCGACGGCACCTTCCGCTGGCGGGAACCCTTGACCCGGCAGGAAGCCGCCCTAGCCCTCTACCGCCTCTTGGCCGCCTACGGCCTGGACCGGCTTTCCCCGGAGGAGGTGGACCGCCTCCTCTCTGTGGTGAAGCGCCTCCAGGAAGAACTTGCCGACCAAAGCCAGCAGATGGCCGGTCTTAAGGAAGAAGCCAAGGCATTGGAGGAGCGCCTCAAAACCCTGGAAGGCCAACCCCAGGCTGACACCCGCCCCTTGGAGGAGGCCCTGAAGCAGCTGGAGGAACGCCTTAAGGCCCGGGAGGAAGCCCAAAAGGGCCTCGAGGCCGCCCAAAAAGCCTTGCAAGCCCGGTCCCTGGAGGAAGACCTTAGAAGGGTCCAGGAGGACCTCAAAGAGCTGGAAAGGCAACTCAAGGCCCTGGAGGGCAGGCCCCAGGTGGAACCCAAGGAACTGGAGTCCCTGAAGGCGGAGAAGGAAGCCCTTAAAGCCGCCCAAAAGGGTCTAGAAGACCGCTTGGCTGCCTTGGAAGGGGCCCGGAGCGCCCAGCAGGAGGCCCTTAAGGGGCTGGAAGAGCGCCTAAAGGACCTACCGGAGGCCCGGAAGTTGGCCGAGGAGGCCCAGGCCCGTCTCCAGGCCCTGGAGCCTCGCCTTAGGGCCCTGGAGGAAGGGCTTTCGGACCAGGAAAACCGCCTAAAGGCCCTGGAGAACCGCCTAAGGGCTTTGGAAGAGCGCCAGGCCCATGCCGAGGGCCGGCTGCAGGCCCTAGAGGAGGAGGTGGCCTCCCTGAAGCGCACCCTTACCCCAAGCCGCCTTCCCCTTTACCTGGGCCTGGCCGGCTACCGGGGCGACGTCACCGGGGAGTGGTTCGGCCGGCTTCTCCTGGGCCACGACGCCCTCCTGGGACCCTTGGGCCTCCGCCTGGCCTACGAAGCCCCCTTCGCAGAGCCCAGCCAGGGCCTCGCCAGCCTGGACCTCACCTTCCGCGCCTCTTACGGGGACCTGGACGGCTACTTCGGGGTGGGCGGGGGCCTCTACCTGGAGGGGACACCCTTCGGCCAGCTCCTCATCGGGGCCGGGGTGCGGGTGGTACCTAACCTGAGCGTTTTCCTGGAGGGGCACCAGCGCTACCTCTTTGACGGCCAGATGGGCCAGCGCTCCACCTTGGCCTTTGGCCTGGCCTTTAGGCCGTAG
- a CDS encoding carboxypeptidase-like regulatory domain-containing protein, with translation MRAVGSSFLLFLGIALLGACYLQPPPSGKLEGYVQEGPTRPLVPLAGITLRSPWGTFHTQSDAQGFYRITLPQGTYSAQVEREGYAASRIEGLVVGTASRFDPILLPAFYPGWPKSAPSLYLEGIPAGSLLAAGQSVRIRTSGSLPIQKIMVRLGSPPTLPLAAPGQLVWDQTADTGWLTLPPSLSSGPPGPTTLHVVAYDANNNRTHLLLPVRLGASTGQDPAAPPPLKAIAFTLSQPLQALNLGERPPGIFVHLTWEPVPYALGYRLFQGERLVGQYPPFLGEAYDQGPDLGPGQEVCYRLETVVTTGPPLISQACTTPLSPLHMTLLEPLGTAPPTPSFRVGLSPGLPGPLALRLVLFDLHTGSSVTLFPPSPASETLIPWAGPPLIPGRTYTWGVYLAYATDSGEDPRAYSLAVDQAGQVLGLPFPGPTATFEVRP, from the coding sequence ATGAGAGCAGTGGGCTCTTCCTTTCTGCTCTTTCTAGGCATAGCCCTATTGGGGGCCTGCTACCTTCAGCCCCCTCCCTCCGGAAAGCTGGAAGGATACGTCCAGGAAGGTCCCACCCGTCCCCTCGTTCCTTTAGCCGGGATAACCCTGCGCTCCCCCTGGGGAACCTTTCACACCCAAAGCGATGCCCAAGGCTTCTACCGCATCACCTTGCCCCAGGGAACCTATTCCGCCCAGGTGGAGCGGGAAGGGTATGCGGCCAGTCGCATAGAAGGGCTGGTCGTGGGCACCGCCAGCCGGTTTGACCCCATCCTCCTTCCCGCCTTCTACCCCGGTTGGCCCAAAAGCGCTCCCAGCCTGTACCTGGAAGGCATTCCGGCTGGTTCCCTGCTGGCGGCCGGACAGAGCGTGCGCATCAGGACCTCTGGCAGCTTACCCATCCAGAAGATCATGGTCCGGCTGGGTAGCCCCCCCACCCTGCCCCTGGCCGCCCCCGGCCAGCTGGTGTGGGACCAGACCGCGGATACCGGATGGTTGACCCTTCCCCCCAGCCTGTCCTCGGGTCCACCCGGACCCACAACCCTCCACGTGGTGGCGTACGATGCCAACAACAACCGCACCCACCTCTTGCTCCCGGTCCGGCTGGGCGCTTCCACAGGCCAGGACCCAGCAGCCCCGCCACCCCTTAAAGCCATCGCCTTCACGCTATCCCAGCCCCTGCAAGCCCTCAACCTGGGGGAGCGTCCGCCAGGCATTTTCGTGCATCTCACCTGGGAGCCTGTACCCTATGCCCTAGGCTACCGCCTATTCCAGGGGGAGAGGCTTGTAGGCCAGTACCCTCCCTTCTTGGGGGAGGCCTACGACCAGGGCCCCGACCTCGGGCCGGGACAGGAGGTTTGTTACCGCCTGGAAACCGTGGTGACCACGGGTCCACCCCTCATTTCCCAGGCCTGCACAACCCCCCTGTCCCCCCTTCACATGACCCTTTTGGAACCCCTAGGGACGGCCCCACCTACCCCCAGCTTCCGGGTGGGCTTGTCCCCCGGGCTTCCCGGACCCCTGGCCCTGCGCCTGGTGCTCTTTGACCTCCACACGGGAAGCAGCGTGACCCTCTTCCCCCCAAGCCCTGCCTCCGAAACCCTCATCCCCTGGGCTGGCCCCCCCCTGATCCCGGGAAGGACCTACACCTGGGGCGTATACCTGGCCTACGCCACCGATTCGGGGGAAGACCCCCGGGCCTACAGCCTGGCCGTGGACCAGGCCGGGCAGGTTCTGGGCCTACCCTTCCCTGGCCCCACCGCTACCTTTGAGGTACGGCCATGA
- a CDS encoding S8 family serine peptidase — translation MKRVLLLILGGALAACTQVPWLATSPSGGWVVGYAQEKDLVRLTNELGPPLAVEPALGLALFLVPPGEGPGIRYREPLGAGERLRQPLPLALSPQNTPNPWQWFLEAVRAPEAWAASEGEGAVIALLDGWPDPSHPALQGRLLPGYDPVADAPIPLPGPTPDPHATAVAALLAGQGPLYGLAPKARILPVRLFQPDYPGDFYAARAIRYAVDAGAKVLSLSWGGLGYSQALYDAVVYAIERGVSLVAAAGNLGLTLPYYPAAYPGVVGVWSTGPAGQPSPFSNLGPWYTVGAPGERILTAIPGGGQAFWDGTSFATPLVAGALALVQAQGYRWPFPLRWGLRSQGLLDAAGLLGAPFDQYGFGACLQLRVFRPDPESPIGRRPVAQAEVALEGPEVLRLLTDGQGRARIYQVAPGAYRLRVSGLGSAGWVQVEEGLSLSYACTVEHFVLLP, via the coding sequence ATGAAGAGGGTCCTTCTTCTAATCCTGGGCGGAGCCCTGGCGGCCTGTACCCAGGTTCCCTGGCTGGCTACGAGCCCATCCGGGGGTTGGGTGGTGGGCTATGCCCAAGAGAAGGATCTGGTCCGATTGACGAACGAGCTGGGCCCTCCGCTAGCCGTGGAGCCCGCCTTAGGCCTGGCCCTCTTCCTCGTGCCACCTGGGGAAGGCCCAGGGATCCGCTACCGGGAGCCCCTGGGTGCGGGGGAACGCCTGCGGCAACCCCTCCCCCTAGCCCTTTCCCCCCAGAACACCCCCAACCCCTGGCAATGGTTTCTGGAGGCGGTGCGCGCCCCCGAGGCCTGGGCGGCAAGCGAGGGGGAAGGAGCGGTCATCGCTCTCCTGGACGGCTGGCCCGACCCCAGCCATCCTGCCCTCCAAGGCCGCCTCCTCCCCGGGTACGATCCGGTAGCGGATGCCCCCATCCCCTTGCCCGGGCCCACCCCCGACCCCCACGCCACCGCCGTGGCCGCCTTGCTGGCAGGCCAGGGGCCCCTTTACGGCCTGGCCCCTAAGGCCCGCATCCTGCCGGTGCGCCTTTTCCAGCCCGACTACCCCGGGGACTTCTACGCCGCCCGCGCCATCCGCTATGCGGTGGACGCCGGGGCCAAGGTCCTCTCCCTGAGCTGGGGGGGGCTGGGCTACAGCCAGGCCCTCTACGATGCGGTGGTCTACGCCATAGAACGGGGGGTGAGCCTGGTGGCGGCGGCGGGCAACCTAGGCCTCACCCTGCCCTACTACCCTGCCGCCTACCCCGGGGTGGTGGGGGTCTGGTCCACAGGTCCCGCAGGCCAGCCCAGCCCCTTTAGCAACCTCGGGCCCTGGTACACCGTGGGAGCCCCCGGTGAAAGGATCCTGACCGCCATCCCAGGCGGGGGCCAAGCCTTTTGGGACGGTACCTCCTTCGCCACCCCCCTGGTGGCCGGGGCCTTGGCCCTGGTCCAGGCCCAAGGGTACCGCTGGCCCTTTCCCCTACGCTGGGGCCTCAGGTCCCAAGGCCTTCTGGATGCCGCCGGCCTCCTGGGGGCTCCCTTTGACCAGTACGGCTTTGGCGCCTGCCTGCAGCTTCGGGTCTTCCGTCCGGACCCGGAAAGCCCCATCGGGAGACGCCCCGTGGCCCAGGCGGAGGTGGCCCTGGAGGGTCCGGAGGTTCTGCGCCTCCTCACCGACGGCCAGGGGCGGGCCAGGATATATCAGGTGGCCCCTGGGGCCTACCGGCTTAGGGTAAGCGGCCTGGGAAGCGCTGGCTGGGTCCAGGTGGAGGAAGGCCTAAGCCTTTCCTACGCCTGCACGGTGGAGCATTTCGTGCTCCTTCCCTAA